The following proteins are co-located in the Streptomyces sp. NBC_00435 genome:
- a CDS encoding VOC family protein, whose amino-acid sequence MDIRALGYLRIETADLAAWRTYVLDILGMAEAEGTTDTRLNIRIDDRTHRFQFLAGTQDRLLAAGFEVANARALEDAAAELESAGHPVEQGDAETLADRRVQGLIHCEDPSGNPLEIYWGQAQDHTPLGTPYGNRFVTGGPHGPHGPDANLGLGHVVLPAADTRATLDFYENLLGFQLRDSMRLPPVAVPTGTPGQDFYWMHFLSPNRRHHSLGLYPGALPPGIVHFMVELETLDDVGYCLDRMNKAGIPIASTLGRHSNDHMVSFYAQAPGGFQVEYGWDGLLVDPATWTAKEITSDSFWGHQWNG is encoded by the coding sequence ATGGACATCCGCGCACTCGGCTACCTCCGCATCGAGACCGCCGACCTCGCCGCCTGGCGCACCTACGTCCTCGACATCCTCGGCATGGCCGAAGCCGAAGGCACCACGGACACCCGCCTGAACATCCGCATCGACGACCGCACCCACCGCTTCCAGTTCCTCGCCGGCACCCAGGACCGGCTGCTCGCCGCCGGCTTCGAGGTGGCGAACGCCCGCGCCCTGGAGGACGCCGCCGCCGAACTGGAGAGCGCCGGACACCCCGTTGAGCAAGGCGACGCCGAGACCCTCGCCGACCGGCGGGTCCAGGGCCTCATCCACTGCGAGGACCCCAGCGGCAACCCCCTGGAGATCTACTGGGGCCAGGCCCAGGACCACACCCCGCTCGGAACCCCGTACGGCAACCGGTTCGTCACCGGCGGACCCCATGGACCCCACGGACCTGACGCGAACCTCGGCCTGGGCCACGTCGTCCTGCCCGCCGCCGACACCCGGGCCACCCTCGACTTCTACGAGAACCTCCTCGGCTTCCAGCTGCGCGACTCGATGCGGCTGCCCCCCGTCGCGGTCCCCACCGGCACGCCCGGCCAGGACTTCTACTGGATGCACTTCCTCAGCCCCAACCGGCGCCACCACAGCCTCGGGCTCTACCCGGGCGCACTGCCGCCCGGCATCGTCCACTTCATGGTCGAACTGGAGACCCTCGACGACGTCGGCTACTGCCTGGACCGGATGAACAAGGCGGGCATCCCCATCGCCTCCACCCTCGGCCGGCACTCCAACGACCACATGGTCTCCTTCTACGCCCAGGCCCCCGGCGGCTTCCAGGTCGAGTACGGCTGGGACGGCCTGCTCGTCGACCCCGCGACCTGGACCGCGAAGGAGATCACCTCGGACAGCTTCTGGGGCCACCAGTGGAACGGCTGA
- the hsaD gene encoding 4,5:9,10-diseco-3-hydroxy-5,9,17-trioxoandrosta-1(10),2-diene-4-oate hydrolase, giving the protein MSAHEAVSARAITYENTSRTARAGALTLHYHEAGPPDGPVVIMLHGGGPGASGWSNFGGNLPHFAARFRTLLIDQPCYGRSDKPEPDRDYFSFAANAVLALMDELGIERANLIGNSLGGGTATRLVLDHPDRVDKLLLMGPGGISLNLFSADPTEGIKRLYEFSLAPEPTREQMRTFLTTLAHDPAIVTDALVEERYAQATDPEARLGNTRMGASFAKWPEETMLWREAHRISRPVLLTWGREDRVNPVDGAFLALKTIPDARLHVFPHCGHWAQTEAADEFNRLATDFFLH; this is encoded by the coding sequence GTGAGCGCGCACGAGGCCGTGAGCGCGCGGGCCATCACGTACGAGAACACCTCCCGCACCGCCCGGGCCGGCGCGCTGACCCTGCACTACCACGAGGCCGGCCCCCCGGACGGCCCGGTCGTGATCATGCTGCACGGCGGTGGGCCCGGAGCCTCCGGCTGGTCCAACTTCGGCGGCAACCTGCCCCACTTCGCCGCCCGCTTCCGCACCCTGCTGATCGACCAGCCCTGCTACGGCCGCTCCGACAAACCCGAACCCGATCGCGACTACTTCAGCTTCGCCGCGAACGCCGTCCTCGCCCTCATGGACGAACTCGGCATCGAGCGCGCGAACCTCATCGGGAACTCCCTCGGCGGCGGCACCGCCACCCGGCTGGTCCTGGACCACCCCGACCGAGTGGACAAGCTCCTGCTGATGGGCCCGGGCGGCATCTCCCTCAACCTCTTCTCCGCCGACCCCACCGAAGGCATCAAGCGGCTCTACGAGTTCAGCCTCGCCCCCGAGCCCACCCGCGAACAGATGCGGACCTTCCTCACCACCCTCGCCCACGACCCGGCGATCGTCACCGACGCCCTCGTCGAGGAGCGGTACGCCCAGGCCACCGACCCCGAGGCCAGACTCGGCAACACCCGCATGGGCGCCTCCTTCGCCAAGTGGCCCGAGGAGACCATGCTCTGGCGCGAAGCCCACCGCATCAGCCGCCCCGTCCTGCTGACCTGGGGCCGCGAGGACCGCGTCAACCCCGTCGACGGCGCCTTCCTCGCGCTGAAGACCATCCCCGACGCCCGGCTGCACGTGTTCCCGCACTGCGGGCACTGGGCACAGACCGAGGCCGCCGACGAGTTCAACCGCCTCGCCACCGACTTCTTCCTCCACTGA
- a CDS encoding Rieske 2Fe-2S domain-containing protein — protein MAESTAVDEEPRVIEAAAVPARYARGWHCLGLAATFRDGNPHEVEAFGTRLVVFQGESGGTLAVLNAYCPHMGGNLAHGTVKGDAVACPFHDWRWSGDGRCAAIPYARRVPPRARTRAWTSLERNGQLYVWHDPEGNPPPPGVTIPVIEGVGDPEWSDWSWNSLRVENSNCREIVDNVVDMAHFYYVHYAFPHYFKNVFDGHVATQYMESTPRGDVDLGTLSTGGGLRSDASYHGPSYMIDKLWSDVGGGVELESVLINCHYPIDGNSFVLMYGTIVRKLPGMSDEQAAEAARLTSEGLAVGFEQDVEIWKNKTRIDNPLLTEEDGPVYQLRRWYEQFYVDAADVRDEMVRRFEFEIDTARATAAWKAEVAENLARRAAGTP, from the coding sequence ATGGCCGAATCGACCGCAGTCGACGAAGAACCCCGCGTCATCGAGGCCGCCGCCGTCCCTGCCAGGTACGCCCGAGGCTGGCACTGCCTGGGACTCGCCGCCACCTTCCGGGACGGAAACCCCCACGAGGTCGAGGCCTTCGGCACCAGACTCGTCGTCTTCCAGGGCGAGAGCGGCGGAACGCTCGCCGTCCTGAACGCCTACTGCCCCCACATGGGCGGCAACCTCGCCCACGGCACCGTCAAGGGCGACGCCGTCGCCTGCCCCTTCCACGACTGGCGCTGGTCCGGCGACGGCCGCTGCGCCGCCATCCCCTACGCCCGCCGCGTACCGCCCCGCGCCAGGACCCGCGCCTGGACCTCCCTGGAACGCAACGGCCAGCTCTACGTCTGGCACGACCCGGAGGGCAACCCGCCGCCGCCCGGGGTCACGATCCCCGTCATCGAGGGCGTCGGCGACCCCGAGTGGAGCGACTGGAGCTGGAACTCCCTGCGCGTCGAGAACTCCAACTGCCGCGAGATCGTCGACAACGTCGTCGACATGGCGCACTTCTACTACGTGCACTACGCCTTCCCGCACTACTTCAAGAACGTCTTCGACGGCCACGTCGCCACCCAGTACATGGAGTCGACCCCACGCGGTGACGTGGACCTCGGCACCCTCTCCACCGGCGGCGGCCTGCGCTCCGACGCCTCGTACCACGGCCCCTCGTACATGATCGACAAGCTGTGGAGCGATGTCGGCGGCGGCGTCGAGCTCGAATCCGTCCTCATCAACTGCCACTACCCGATCGACGGGAACAGCTTCGTGCTCATGTACGGGACCATCGTCAGGAAGCTCCCCGGCATGAGTGACGAACAGGCCGCCGAAGCCGCCCGCCTCACCTCCGAGGGCCTGGCCGTCGGCTTCGAGCAGGACGTGGAGATCTGGAAGAACAAGACCCGCATCGACAACCCCCTCCTCACCGAGGAGGACGGCCCCGTCTACCAGCTCCGCCGCTGGTACGAGCAGTTCTACGTGGACGCCGCCGACGTCAGGGACGAGATGGTGCGCCGCTTCGAGTTCGAGATCGACACCGCCCGCGCCACCGCCGCCTGGAAGGCCGAGGTCGCCGAGAACCTCGCCCGCCGCGCGGCCGGTACCCCGTGA
- a CDS encoding ferredoxin--NADP reductase: protein MSDTADTEGRTPARAAEVRSPAPAAAPGGATGRLLVRVTERIQETPEAVSLVLDAELPYRPGQFLTLRLPPSSGAGGAARCYSLAGSPHTGDPLRITVKRVPGGAGSSWLCQDVGVGDELEVLPPAGTFTPPDLDRDFLLVAGGSGITPVLSIAGSALAAGRGHVALVYANRDPDSVIFRDELWGLAEEHPGRFTVVHWLETLQGLPTAPRLGPLVAPYASRETYLCGPAPLMDAAEAAVRSAGGQGRAVHRERYFSLSGDVFARPVAAGTLAPASVPAPGGATAEVEFDGAVHTVAWPAGTPLLDALLAAGVPAPYSCREGACSACCCRVVEGEVEMVRNEVLDREDLAGGYVLACQALPLADRIRLTYES from the coding sequence ATGTCTGACACCGCCGACACCGAAGGACGTACGCCGGCCCGTGCGGCGGAGGTCCGGAGCCCGGCCCCGGCAGCCGCCCCGGGCGGAGCCACCGGCAGGCTGCTGGTCCGCGTCACGGAGCGGATCCAGGAGACCCCCGAGGCGGTCTCCCTCGTACTTGACGCGGAACTCCCGTACCGCCCGGGGCAGTTCCTCACCCTCCGGCTTCCCCCGTCGAGCGGGGCGGGGGGCGCGGCCCGCTGCTACTCCCTGGCCGGCTCCCCGCACACCGGCGACCCGCTGCGCATCACCGTCAAACGGGTCCCCGGCGGCGCGGGCTCCAGCTGGCTCTGTCAGGACGTCGGCGTCGGCGACGAGCTGGAGGTCCTGCCGCCGGCCGGCACCTTCACCCCGCCCGACCTGGACCGGGACTTCCTGCTGGTGGCGGGCGGCAGTGGGATCACCCCGGTGCTCTCCATCGCCGGATCGGCCCTCGCGGCCGGTCGGGGCCACGTGGCGCTGGTGTACGCCAACCGCGACCCCGACTCGGTGATCTTCCGCGACGAGCTGTGGGGGCTCGCCGAGGAGCACCCCGGACGGTTCACCGTCGTCCACTGGCTGGAGACCCTCCAGGGACTGCCGACCGCCCCGCGACTGGGCCCGCTCGTGGCCCCGTACGCGAGCCGCGAAACCTACCTGTGCGGTCCCGCTCCGCTGATGGACGCGGCGGAGGCCGCGGTTCGCTCCGCGGGCGGGCAGGGCCGGGCGGTCCACCGTGAGCGGTACTTCTCGCTGAGCGGGGACGTCTTCGCGCGGCCGGTCGCGGCCGGGACTCTGGCCCCCGCGTCGGTCCCGGCCCCCGGAGGCGCGACCGCCGAGGTGGAGTTCGACGGAGCCGTGCACACCGTGGCCTGGCCGGCCGGGACCCCGCTCCTCGACGCCCTGCTCGCCGCGGGTGTCCCCGCCCCGTACTCCTGCCGCGAGGGCGCCTGCAGCGCCTGCTGCTGCCGGGTGGTGGAGGGCGAGGTCGAGATGGTCCGCAACGAGGTCCTGGACCGCGAGGACCTGGCCGGCGGCTACGTGCTGGCCTGCCAGGCCCTGCCGCTGGCCGACCGGATCCGCCTCACCTACGAGAGCTGA
- a CDS encoding IclR family transcriptional regulator: MLDQVTETELAPLSLLEKAAQVLGAFEGPQPRLSLTEVVRRSGIPRSSAHRILDQLVRLRWLDREGRDYRMGMRMLELGALASHHNRLRRAALPLLHALHERTGRVAHLSVLDGAEVVCLERIGGSETTAVPSRVGGRMPAYCTAAGKAILAFSDPAAVEHVLAQGLRPRTARTLVRPLALRSELAAVRERGVAYDREESFRGISCVAAPLRGAGRAVAAVSVSSCRGDREPARLAPAVLACARAVWRELYGPGRPGRAATAPARDLEPAVSARAMDNMMGWLRFSEWM, translated from the coding sequence GTGCTTGACCAGGTCACGGAGACCGAGCTCGCACCGCTGTCGCTGCTGGAGAAGGCCGCGCAGGTGTTGGGCGCCTTCGAGGGTCCGCAGCCGCGACTGTCGCTCACCGAGGTCGTGCGCCGCTCCGGAATCCCGCGCTCCTCCGCCCACCGGATCCTCGACCAGCTGGTGCGGTTGCGCTGGCTGGACCGGGAGGGCCGGGACTACCGCATGGGCATGCGCATGCTGGAGCTGGGCGCGCTCGCCTCCCACCACAACCGGCTGCGCCGGGCCGCGCTGCCACTGCTGCACGCGCTGCACGAGCGGACGGGCCGGGTGGCGCACCTGTCGGTGCTCGACGGGGCCGAGGTGGTGTGCCTGGAGCGCATCGGCGGTTCGGAGACCACCGCGGTGCCCTCGCGGGTCGGCGGCCGGATGCCGGCGTACTGCACGGCCGCGGGCAAGGCGATCCTCGCGTTCAGCGATCCGGCCGCGGTGGAACACGTCCTCGCGCAGGGGCTGCGGCCGCGTACCGCCCGCACGCTGGTCCGGCCGCTCGCACTGCGGTCGGAGCTGGCGGCGGTCCGCGAGCGCGGCGTGGCCTACGACCGGGAGGAGAGCTTCCGGGGCATCTCCTGCGTGGCCGCTCCGCTGCGCGGCGCCGGGCGGGCCGTGGCCGCCGTGTCGGTGTCCTCCTGCCGCGGGGACCGGGAACCGGCCCGGCTGGCCCCGGCGGTACTGGCCTGCGCGCGGGCGGTGTGGCGGGAGCTGTACGGGCCCGGCCGGCCGGGGCGGGCGGCGACCGCGCCGGCCCGGGACCTGGAGCCGGCCGTCTCCGCGCGGGCGATGGACAACATGATGGGCTGGCTGCGGTTCAGCGAGTGGATGTAG
- the hsaA gene encoding 3-hydroxy-9,10-secoandrosta-1,3,5(10)-triene-9,17-dione monooxygenase oxygenase subunit — MSDEDVLEAVRALAPALRERSAEAEAQRKVPGASIKELAATGFFRLLQPRAYGGRAADPALFYDAVKDIARACGSTGWVASVLGVHPWHVALFDPRAQEEVWGQDPDTRICSSYAPTGRIVPVDGGFTVSGRWHFSSGCDHADWALLGGLVTDAEGRPVDMRTFLIPRSQYRVDEVWDTVGLRGSGSNDIHVEDVFVPEHRALSFGPVTALQVPGHRINPEPLYRLPYASVFTTTISTPIVGIAEGAYEDYVTATRERFRVSYGQQVAEDPFAQVRIARAASDIDASWLQLRRNIGELYALAGRGGELPVPLRTRVRRDQVLATERCVAAVDLLMENAGGSAMRTGTNAVQRAWRDVHTGRGHAANDPERALVLFGQGALGLDIQDTML; from the coding sequence ATGAGCGACGAAGACGTCCTCGAAGCAGTCCGCGCACTCGCCCCCGCCCTGCGCGAGCGCAGTGCCGAGGCGGAGGCGCAGCGCAAGGTACCCGGGGCGAGCATCAAGGAACTGGCCGCCACCGGCTTCTTCCGGCTGCTCCAGCCCAGGGCGTACGGCGGCCGCGCGGCCGACCCGGCCCTGTTCTACGACGCCGTCAAGGACATCGCCAGGGCCTGCGGCTCCACCGGCTGGGTCGCCTCCGTCCTCGGCGTCCACCCCTGGCACGTCGCCCTGTTCGACCCCCGCGCCCAGGAAGAGGTCTGGGGCCAGGATCCCGACACGCGGATCTGCTCCTCCTACGCGCCCACCGGCAGGATCGTCCCCGTCGACGGAGGCTTCACCGTCAGCGGCCGCTGGCACTTCTCCTCCGGCTGCGACCACGCCGACTGGGCGCTGCTCGGCGGACTGGTCACCGACGCCGAGGGCCGCCCCGTCGACATGCGGACCTTCCTGATCCCGCGCTCCCAGTACCGCGTCGACGAGGTCTGGGACACCGTCGGCCTGCGCGGCTCCGGATCCAACGACATCCACGTCGAGGACGTGTTCGTCCCCGAGCACCGCGCCCTCAGCTTCGGCCCCGTCACCGCCCTCCAGGTACCCGGCCACCGGATCAACCCCGAGCCGCTCTACCGGCTCCCCTACGCCTCCGTCTTCACCACCACCATCTCCACCCCGATCGTCGGCATCGCCGAAGGCGCCTACGAGGACTACGTCACCGCGACCCGCGAACGCTTCCGCGTCTCCTACGGCCAGCAGGTCGCCGAAGACCCCTTCGCCCAGGTCCGCATCGCCCGCGCCGCCAGCGACATCGACGCCTCCTGGCTCCAGCTCCGGCGCAACATCGGCGAGCTCTACGCCCTCGCCGGACGCGGCGGTGAACTGCCCGTGCCGCTGCGCACCCGGGTCCGCCGCGACCAGGTCCTCGCCACCGAACGCTGCGTGGCCGCGGTCGACCTCCTCATGGAGAACGCGGGCGGCAGCGCCATGCGCACCGGAACGAACGCCGTCCAGCGGGCCTGGCGCGACGTCCACACCGGCCGCGGCCACGCCGCCAACGACCCGGAACGGGCCCTCGTCCTCTTCGGGCAGGGCGCCCTCGGCCTCGACATCCAGGACACGATGCTGTGA
- a CDS encoding FAD-dependent oxidoreductase: protein MTTEHAYDVVVVGSGAAGFAAAVTARLRGLSVLVVEKTDKYGGSTALSGGAIWVPGNFHLDRAGLADTREKARAYLDATVGDRVPGARKDAYLGHGPRMVKEFHDRTEIRFMYTPGYSDYFPEAQGGMAQGRSVEPCIVDFKRLGELGASMRRAGLPTYGLTMTSYDFRFLNMVSRTWAGRRTCVKVGLRAVKALATGRKPLSLGEALIARMRLSLDRLGGELWLSAPLTGLVTDPAGRVTGVRVLRAGREVTVAARGGVVLASGGFSHDQTLREKHLPAPTSTAWTHASEGQTGDALKLGGELGAAADLLDRVWGAPSVCPPGEKPFFLVADRGIPGMVIVNGAGERYANEALPYHAFVDRMYAADRPGATTVPSWLILDARSKARYIFAGLFPGQPFPRKWLESGFLKKADTVEELARRICAPGLPAAISRFNSFAEAGADKDFGRGESVYDRYYGDPTLPNPNLAPIEKGPFYAVPVQPGDIGTKGGLVTDTDGRVLREDSSPIRGLYASGNCSAAVMGETYPGPGATIGPAMAFSWAAVNAIAESLGG, encoded by the coding sequence ATGACAACTGAGCACGCCTACGACGTGGTGGTCGTCGGCTCCGGCGCCGCCGGATTCGCCGCCGCCGTCACCGCCCGGCTGCGGGGCCTGAGCGTCCTCGTCGTCGAGAAGACCGACAAGTACGGCGGCTCCACCGCCCTGTCCGGCGGTGCGATCTGGGTCCCCGGCAACTTCCACCTCGACCGCGCCGGTCTCGCCGACACCCGCGAGAAGGCCCGCGCCTACCTCGACGCCACCGTCGGCGACCGGGTCCCGGGCGCGCGCAAGGACGCGTACCTCGGCCACGGGCCGCGCATGGTCAAGGAGTTCCACGACCGCACCGAGATCCGCTTCATGTACACCCCCGGGTATTCGGACTACTTCCCCGAGGCCCAGGGCGGCATGGCACAGGGCCGCTCCGTCGAGCCGTGCATCGTCGACTTCAAGCGCCTCGGAGAACTCGGCGCCTCCATGCGCCGGGCCGGACTGCCCACCTACGGGCTGACGATGACCTCCTACGACTTCCGCTTCCTGAACATGGTCAGCCGGACCTGGGCGGGCAGGCGGACCTGCGTCAAGGTCGGCCTGCGCGCCGTCAAGGCGCTGGCCACCGGCCGCAAACCGCTCTCCCTCGGCGAGGCGCTCATCGCCCGCATGAGGCTCTCCCTGGACCGGCTCGGCGGCGAACTGTGGCTGTCGGCGCCGCTCACCGGCCTGGTCACCGACCCGGCCGGGCGGGTGACGGGCGTACGGGTCCTGCGCGCCGGCCGTGAGGTGACCGTGGCGGCGCGGGGCGGAGTGGTGCTGGCCTCGGGCGGGTTCTCGCACGATCAGACCCTGCGCGAGAAGCACCTGCCGGCGCCCACCTCCACGGCGTGGACCCACGCCTCGGAGGGCCAGACCGGCGACGCCCTGAAGCTCGGCGGGGAACTGGGGGCCGCCGCCGACCTGCTGGACCGGGTGTGGGGAGCGCCGTCGGTGTGCCCGCCGGGGGAGAAGCCCTTCTTCCTCGTCGCCGACCGGGGCATCCCGGGCATGGTCATCGTCAACGGGGCGGGGGAGCGGTACGCCAACGAGGCCCTGCCCTACCACGCGTTCGTGGACCGGATGTACGCCGCCGACCGGCCCGGGGCGACGACCGTGCCGTCCTGGCTGATCCTGGACGCCCGCTCCAAGGCCCGGTACATCTTCGCCGGACTCTTCCCCGGACAGCCCTTCCCCAGGAAGTGGCTGGAGAGCGGCTTCCTGAAGAAGGCGGACACCGTGGAGGAGCTGGCCCGCCGGATCTGCGCCCCCGGCCTGCCCGCCGCGATCAGCCGCTTCAACTCCTTCGCCGAGGCGGGGGCCGACAAGGACTTCGGGCGGGGCGAAAGCGTCTACGACCGCTACTACGGCGACCCGACGCTGCCCAACCCGAACCTGGCGCCGATCGAGAAGGGCCCCTTCTACGCGGTCCCCGTCCAGCCGGGGGACATCGGCACCAAGGGCGGCCTGGTCACCGACACCGACGGCCGGGTGCTCCGCGAGGACTCCTCGCCCATCCGGGGGCTCTACGCGTCGGGCAACTGCTCGGCGGCGGTCATGGGGGAGACCTACCCCGGGCCGGGCGCGACGATCGGCCCCGCGATGGCCTTCAGCTGGGCGGCCGTCAACGCGATCGCCGAATCGCTGGGCGGCTGA
- a CDS encoding acetaldehyde dehydrogenase (acetylating), with protein sequence MTNTRKATAAIVGSGNIGTDLLYKLLRSPHIEPRWMIGVDPGSEGLARASRAGLDASHEGVDWLLAQDELPDLVFEATSAYVHRSNAPRYAELGIKAIDLTPAAVGPGVVPSANLTAHLDRANVNMITCGGQATIPMVHAVSRVVPVAYAEIVASVASVSAGPGTRANIDEFTRTTARGIEEIGGAARGKAIIILNPATERSAAGAAGPVIMRDTVYCAIPADADREAVAASVKRVAEDVATYVPGYRLRTEPQFDDPSPLNGGTARVAIFLEVEGAGDYLPPYAGNLDIMTAAATKVGEEFAKGLTA encoded by the coding sequence ATGACGAACACCAGGAAAGCGACCGCCGCCATCGTCGGCTCCGGGAACATCGGAACCGACCTGCTCTACAAGCTCCTGCGCTCCCCCCACATCGAACCCCGCTGGATGATCGGCGTGGACCCCGGCAGCGAGGGCCTCGCGCGCGCCAGCCGCGCCGGACTCGACGCCTCCCACGAGGGCGTCGACTGGCTGCTGGCCCAGGACGAGCTGCCGGACCTGGTCTTCGAGGCCACCTCCGCCTACGTGCACCGCTCCAACGCCCCGCGCTACGCCGAACTCGGCATCAAGGCCATCGACCTGACCCCGGCCGCCGTCGGACCCGGCGTGGTGCCGTCCGCGAACCTCACCGCCCACCTCGACCGGGCCAACGTCAACATGATCACCTGCGGCGGTCAGGCCACCATCCCCATGGTCCACGCCGTCTCGCGCGTGGTCCCCGTCGCCTACGCCGAGATCGTCGCCTCGGTGGCCTCCGTCTCGGCCGGCCCCGGCACCCGCGCCAACATCGACGAGTTCACCCGCACCACCGCCCGCGGCATCGAGGAGATCGGCGGCGCCGCCCGCGGCAAGGCCATCATCATCCTCAACCCCGCCACGGAGAGATCAGCGGCTGGCGCCGCGGGCCCGGTCATCATGCGCGACACCGTCTACTGCGCGATCCCGGCCGACGCCGACCGCGAGGCCGTCGCCGCTTCCGTCAAGCGGGTCGCCGAGGACGTGGCCACGTACGTACCCGGCTACCGGCTGCGCACCGAGCCGCAGTTCGACGACCCCTCCCCGCTGAACGGCGGCACGGCCCGGGTCGCGATCTTCCTGGAGGTGGAGGGCGCCGGCGACTACCTGCCGCCCTACGCCGGAAACCTCGACATCATGACCGCCGCCGCCACCAAGGTCGGCGAGGAGTTCGCGAAGGGGCTCACCGCGTGA
- the dmpG gene encoding 4-hydroxy-2-oxovalerate aldolase: MNTYTYSDTLDIRVTDSSLRDGSHAKRHQFTGEDVRSIVFALDAAGVPVIEVTHGDGLGGSSFNYGFSKTPEQELIKIASDTARNAKIAFLMLPGLGVKDDIRAAHGNGGQICRIATHCTEADISVQHFGLAREMGLETVGFLMMAHSTTPEILARQARIMADAGCQCVYVVDSAGAMVMDDVTDRVAALVAELGADAQVGFHGHENLGLGVGNSVAAVRAGALQIDGSTRRLGAGAGNTPVEALAAVCLKMGIRTGIDVLKIIDAAEDVVRPVMDEECTLDRMALLMGHAGVYSSFLKHAYRQAERYGVSGAQILLRAGERRLVGGQEDQLIDIAVELARSSPAGV; this comes from the coding sequence GTGAACACGTACACCTACTCCGACACCCTCGACATCCGCGTCACCGACTCCTCGCTGCGCGACGGCTCGCACGCCAAGCGCCACCAGTTCACGGGCGAGGACGTACGGTCGATCGTCTTCGCCCTCGACGCCGCCGGCGTCCCCGTCATCGAAGTCACGCACGGCGACGGACTCGGCGGGTCCTCCTTCAACTACGGCTTCTCGAAGACCCCCGAGCAGGAGCTCATCAAGATCGCCTCCGATACGGCCCGGAACGCGAAGATCGCCTTCCTGATGCTGCCCGGGCTCGGTGTGAAGGACGACATCCGCGCCGCCCACGGCAACGGCGGGCAGATCTGCCGGATCGCCACCCACTGCACGGAGGCCGACATCTCCGTCCAGCACTTCGGGCTCGCCCGCGAGATGGGCCTGGAGACCGTCGGGTTCCTGATGATGGCCCACTCCACCACCCCCGAGATCCTCGCCCGCCAGGCCCGGATCATGGCGGACGCCGGCTGCCAGTGCGTGTACGTCGTCGACTCCGCCGGCGCGATGGTGATGGACGACGTCACCGACCGGGTCGCGGCGCTGGTCGCCGAGCTCGGCGCCGATGCCCAGGTCGGCTTCCACGGGCACGAGAACCTCGGCCTGGGCGTGGGCAATTCGGTCGCCGCCGTGCGGGCCGGCGCCCTCCAGATCGACGGCTCCACACGCCGCCTCGGCGCGGGCGCCGGGAACACGCCCGTCGAGGCGTTGGCCGCCGTCTGCCTCAAGATGGGCATCCGCACCGGCATCGACGTCCTGAAGATCATCGACGCGGCCGAGGACGTGGTCCGCCCCGTCATGGACGAGGAGTGCACGCTCGACCGCATGGCCCTGCTCATGGGCCACGCCGGGGTCTACTCCAGCTTCCTCAAGCACGCCTACCGCCAGGCCGAGCGCTACGGGGTCTCCGGCGCCCAGATCCTGCTGCGCGCGGGCGAGCGCCGCCTCGTCGGCGGCCAGGAGGACCAGCTCATCGACATCGCCGTCGAGCTGGCCAGATCCAGCCCCGCCGGCGTTTGA
- a CDS encoding flavin reductase family protein — MERLTGPAAQTPAVVVDPSAVVDPAAFREVLGAFASGITVVAALGGDGRPTGLACQSFVPLSLDPPLVLLCVGKGSSSWPKVRSAGHFGVSILAEEQRTVCEALGRRGEDKFADVDWEPSAHGAVRVRGALATVDCALEAVHEAGDHYLVTARVLELTARDGGSPLLYYRSDYATGAFG; from the coding sequence GTGGAACGGCTGACCGGGCCCGCCGCGCAGACTCCCGCCGTGGTGGTCGACCCTTCCGCGGTGGTCGACCCCGCCGCCTTCCGCGAGGTGCTCGGCGCCTTCGCCTCCGGCATCACCGTCGTCGCGGCCCTCGGGGGTGACGGCCGCCCCACCGGGCTGGCCTGCCAGTCCTTCGTCCCACTCTCCCTCGACCCGCCGCTGGTCCTCCTCTGCGTGGGCAAAGGCTCATCCAGCTGGCCCAAGGTCCGCTCCGCCGGACACTTCGGCGTCAGCATCCTCGCCGAGGAACAGCGCACCGTGTGCGAAGCCCTCGGCAGGCGCGGCGAGGACAAGTTCGCGGACGTCGACTGGGAACCCTCCGCCCACGGCGCCGTCCGCGTGAGGGGCGCCCTCGCCACCGTCGACTGCGCCCTCGAAGCCGTCCACGAGGCGGGCGACCACTACCTCGTCACCGCCCGGGTCCTCGAACTGACCGCCCGCGACGGCGGATCGCCCCTGCTGTACTACCGCAGCGACTACGCCACGGGAGCCTTCGGATGA